The following coding sequences are from one Comamonas koreensis window:
- a CDS encoding PhoH family protein: MILRHTFTPHNNNRIANLCGPADAHLRQIENHLGVKIAHRHEQFKIDGPKAVANDALELLEALYEMADTPISEDQIQLMMAGDSELMAAPEDAIVLNTRRADLRARTPNQAGYLENIAAHDITFGIGPAGTGKTYLAVACAVDALERSQVQRIVLTRPAVEAGERLGFLPGDLSQKVDPYLRPLYDALYDLMGYDKVQKAFERNAIEIAPLAFMRGRTLNNAFIILDEAQNTTPEQMKMFLTRIGFGAKAVVTGDVSQIDLPKGQLSGLIDAERVLKRVKGIAVNRFTSADVVRHPLVARIVDAYDKQRRPARED, from the coding sequence TGGGCGTCAAGATTGCCCACCGCCACGAACAGTTCAAGATCGACGGCCCCAAGGCCGTGGCCAACGACGCGCTGGAGCTGCTCGAGGCGCTGTACGAGATGGCCGATACGCCCATCAGCGAAGACCAGATCCAGCTGATGATGGCCGGCGACAGCGAGCTGATGGCCGCGCCCGAGGACGCCATCGTGCTGAACACGCGCCGCGCCGACCTGCGCGCGCGCACGCCCAACCAGGCCGGCTACCTGGAGAACATCGCCGCGCACGACATCACCTTTGGCATTGGCCCGGCCGGCACCGGCAAGACCTACCTGGCCGTGGCCTGCGCCGTCGATGCGCTCGAGCGCAGCCAGGTGCAGCGCATTGTGCTGACCCGCCCGGCGGTCGAAGCCGGCGAACGCCTGGGCTTTCTGCCCGGCGATCTGTCGCAAAAGGTCGACCCCTATCTGCGCCCGCTCTACGACGCACTCTACGACCTGATGGGCTACGACAAGGTGCAAAAGGCCTTTGAGCGCAATGCCATCGAGATCGCGCCACTGGCCTTCATGCGCGGCCGCACGCTCAACAACGCCTTCATCATCCTCGACGAAGCCCAGAACACCACGCCTGAGCAGATGAAGATGTTCCTCACCCGCATCGGTTTTGGCGCCAAGGCCGTGGTGACCGGCGACGTGAGCCAGATCGACCTGCCCAAGGGCCAGCTGAGCGGCCTGATCGACGCCGAGCGCGTGCTCAAGCGCGTCAAGGGCATTGCGGTCAACCGCTTTACCAGCGCCGATGTGGTGCGCCACCCGCTGGTGGCGCGCATTGTTGACGCTTACGACAAGCAGCGCCGCCCCGCGCGCGAAGACTGA